A region of Gloeocapsa sp. PCC 73106 DNA encodes the following proteins:
- a CDS encoding MbtH family NRPS accessory protein produces MQNDTEDNTIYLVVINDEEQYSIWPDYREIPPGWREVGKSGLKNECLDYINEVWTDMRPLSLRKKMAESENS; encoded by the coding sequence GTGCAAAATGATACGGAAGACAACACCATTTATCTGGTTGTCATTAATGATGAAGAACAATATTCCATCTGGCCAGATTATCGGGAAATTCCACCAGGATGGCGAGAAGTTGGCAAAAGTGGTCTTAAAAATGAATGTCTTGACTATATTAACGAAGTTTGGACAGATATGCGGCCTTTGAGTCTACGTAAAAAAATGGCAGAATCTGAAAATTCCTAA